Proteins from one Gemmatimonadaceae bacterium genomic window:
- a CDS encoding serine/threonine-protein kinase has product MSTFRVCLQCGTQFGVEQRHCPNDGSALQLKATDDPLIGKTIADRYLIQELLGVGGMGRVYVAEHVALGRKSAVKVINPSHANSAEAISRFNREAANASRINHPNVAQIYDFGESTGVLYLAMEYIEGEALATTIERLGPIPAPRAAGITMQVADALAAAHQLGIVHRDLKPENIMIGRKHDGTDWVKVVDFGIAKTMEPEMGQNVTTVGVSMGTPEYMSPEQFAGEKLDHRTDIYSLALVLFNMLTGQLPFPKVTSKETLVKRLTSNPSPLAEVRPNSPWPPGLQTALDRALAPDASERYGRVLDFAADVVRAAERTPVLVQRPAVATPTPVSVQEQPAPTVRAEPKRQPIWPIFAWLILVAAIGTGFVYLRQIEQRLGIQPPGARPKPAAIATVPPIDSLQQASIIPQGEATDSSTGAPSTGVLNTTQSSAPQPNADKPNISPAPAGTTTTVAQTAQPTATQSTALPPTRSDSLTSRSLLRHPWLRANGDSGAPRLADEGVAPDVLRQMRLEEVQGHLALVRRYASRGDVAHARAAYRDATEEGRGLALGDRSLDQRINLMLSIAQRDAMQACQSAHVDTLNPFAAQVDCGTLFAW; this is encoded by the coding sequence GTGTCCACGTTCCGCGTCTGTCTTCAGTGTGGTACGCAATTCGGTGTCGAGCAGCGCCACTGCCCTAACGACGGCAGTGCGCTGCAGCTGAAGGCTACCGATGATCCGCTCATCGGGAAAACGATCGCCGACCGGTATTTGATCCAGGAGTTGCTCGGCGTCGGCGGCATGGGGCGCGTGTATGTGGCCGAGCATGTCGCGTTAGGCAGAAAGAGCGCGGTCAAGGTCATCAACCCTTCGCACGCCAACTCCGCCGAGGCGATCAGTCGCTTCAATCGTGAGGCAGCGAACGCGAGCCGGATCAATCATCCGAACGTCGCGCAGATCTACGACTTCGGCGAGAGCACGGGCGTGCTCTACCTCGCGATGGAGTACATCGAGGGCGAAGCGCTGGCGACGACGATCGAGCGGCTCGGCCCAATTCCCGCGCCTCGTGCCGCGGGCATCACGATGCAGGTCGCCGACGCTCTCGCCGCCGCGCACCAACTCGGCATCGTCCACCGCGATCTCAAGCCCGAGAACATCATGATCGGGCGCAAGCACGACGGCACCGACTGGGTGAAAGTCGTCGACTTCGGCATCGCGAAGACGATGGAGCCCGAGATGGGCCAGAACGTGACGACCGTCGGCGTCTCGATGGGCACGCCCGAATACATGAGCCCAGAGCAATTTGCCGGTGAAAAGCTCGATCATCGCACCGACATCTACTCGCTCGCGCTCGTGCTGTTCAACATGCTCACGGGGCAGCTGCCGTTCCCGAAGGTGACGTCGAAGGAGACGCTCGTTAAGCGCCTGACGAGCAATCCATCGCCGCTCGCCGAGGTCCGTCCGAACAGTCCGTGGCCGCCGGGCTTGCAGACGGCGCTCGATCGTGCGCTCGCTCCCGATGCCTCGGAGCGCTACGGCCGCGTGCTCGATTTCGCCGCGGACGTGGTCCGCGCGGCTGAGCGGACGCCCGTGCTCGTCCAGCGCCCAGCAGTCGCGACGCCGACGCCCGTGAGCGTTCAGGAGCAGCCCGCGCCGACGGTGCGCGCCGAGCCGAAGCGTCAGCCAATCTGGCCAATCTTCGCGTGGTTGATCCTCGTCGCGGCGATCGGAACTGGCTTCGTGTACCTGCGCCAGATCGAGCAGCGACTCGGCATTCAACCGCCGGGAGCTCGCCCCAAGCCAGCTGCTATCGCAACGGTGCCGCCGATCGACTCACTCCAGCAGGCCTCCATCATTCCACAGGGGGAAGCGACGGATTCCTCGACGGGAGCACCGTCGACCGGCGTGCTGAACACGACGCAAAGCTCAGCGCCTCAACCTAACGCCGACAAGCCCAACATATCGCCGGCACCTGCGGGCACGACCACGACCGTCGCCCAGACAGCTCAACCAACCGCGACGCAATCCACCGCACTACCACCTACGCGAAGCGATTCGCTGACGTCGCGATCGCTCCTTCGCCATCCGTGGCTGCGCGCCAATGGTGATTCGGGCGCTCCTCGTCTGGCCGACGAAGGCGTCGCGCCAGACGTGCTGCGTCAGATGCGCCTGGAGGAGGTGCAAGGCCATCTTGCACTCGTCCGTCGATACGCCTCGCGCGGAGACGTGGCGCACGCGCGCGCCGCGTATCGCGACGCCACGGAGGAAGGCCGCGGGCTGGCGCTTGGCGACCGATCGCTCGACCAGCGCATCAACTTGATGCTCAGTATTGCTCAACGCGACGCGATGCAAGCCTGCCAATCCGCGCACGTGGACACGCTCAACCCATTCGCCGCGCAGGTGGACTGCGGGACGTTGTTCGCCTGGTAG
- a CDS encoding glycosyl hydrolase, whose translation MQLKNFLSVGATLLGVAAPALAQTRVDSTLFRGMEWRTIGPNRGGRSITVAGSASRPLEYYFGATGGGLWKTTDGGVSWRPVTDGQIQSSSVGAVAVAESNPDVVYIGMGETEFRGNIMQGDGVYRSADGGKTWAHVGLAETQAIAKIRVDPRNADIVYVAAFGHPYGRNAERGVFKSTDGGKTWRKVLYRDDKTAAIDVAIDPSNPNVLYAALWEAYRTPWSMSSGGPGSGLFKSTDAGETWTEITRNPGLPKGVIGKIGVSVSPVDPTRVFAIVEAENGGVFRSEDAGATWSLVNNERKLRQRAFYYTHIVADTKLKNRVYVLNVSFFRSDDGGARFDSTVNVPHGDNHDLWIAPNDNQRMIEANDGGGTISVNAGRTWTEEDFPTAQLYHVAVTTDFPYHVCGAQQDNSTLCLPSNDWSNLRGARTRTLGDWMYDVGGGESGYIAPDPKNPNIIYAGSQGALLTRYDRSNGQIRDVQVYPRFFSGEPSSVLPERWQWTYPIVFSPKDPTMLYTSSQHLWRTIDQGQTWQRISPDLTRADPSTLGESGGPITHDMNGPEIYGTIFTIAPSPRDVNLIWTGSDDGLAYVTRDGGKSWTNVTPAGLPKFARISLIDASPNEPGAAYLAAKNYQSDDRAPYIYRTHDYGKTWTKIVTGIRADDYVHAVREDPKRRGLLYAGTEHGAYVSWNDGDSWQSLSLNLPDVQVSDLLVQENDVVIATHGRSLYVLDDIAPIRELGPTFAGSPLKVMKPRVATRDVDEAVIQYALAKQADSVHIEILDASGKIVRKFDGGGAARPDSATGRTEVPRDSAQRAAETATRSDTILNPTGCETARGGRRGGAGAARPSGRAGLNRFVWDLRYPGATTFPCLIMWGASAELGPLAVPGQYRVRVTAAGQTQSQPLVVRMDPRLKGVTIADLREQFALATQLRDKLSAADEAVLRIRRLKSAIADRLAHAESPDIVAAANDVTQKLSAVEQNLYQVRNRSGQDPLNFPIKLNNRIGALGRSVSTGDARPTAASYTVFRELSAQLDVELKQLEHVISTDVEALNRALAGRNIDRIRAE comes from the coding sequence ATGCAGCTCAAGAATTTTCTTTCCGTCGGGGCGACACTGCTCGGCGTCGCAGCGCCTGCCCTGGCCCAGACTCGCGTCGACTCGACGCTCTTTCGCGGCATGGAGTGGCGCACGATCGGTCCGAACCGCGGCGGGCGCTCGATTACCGTCGCCGGAAGCGCGAGCCGACCTCTCGAGTACTACTTCGGTGCAACTGGCGGAGGGCTCTGGAAGACCACGGACGGCGGCGTCAGCTGGCGTCCCGTCACCGACGGTCAGATTCAGTCGAGCTCAGTTGGCGCCGTCGCGGTCGCGGAGTCGAACCCGGACGTCGTCTACATCGGCATGGGTGAGACGGAGTTCCGCGGGAACATCATGCAGGGTGACGGCGTGTACCGCAGCGCGGACGGCGGGAAGACGTGGGCTCACGTCGGTCTCGCGGAGACGCAGGCCATCGCGAAGATCCGCGTCGATCCGCGCAATGCCGACATCGTCTACGTCGCGGCGTTTGGACATCCCTACGGCCGCAATGCCGAGCGCGGCGTCTTCAAGTCGACGGACGGCGGCAAGACGTGGCGAAAGGTTCTCTATCGCGACGACAAGACCGCCGCCATCGATGTCGCGATCGATCCGAGCAACCCGAACGTGCTCTACGCCGCGCTCTGGGAGGCGTACCGCACGCCGTGGTCGATGTCGAGCGGCGGCCCGGGGAGCGGTCTATTCAAGTCAACCGACGCGGGCGAGACCTGGACCGAGATCACGCGCAATCCCGGTCTTCCCAAGGGAGTGATCGGGAAGATTGGCGTGTCCGTCTCACCAGTCGATCCCACGCGCGTGTTCGCGATCGTCGAGGCGGAGAACGGCGGCGTATTTCGTTCGGAGGATGCGGGAGCTACGTGGAGCCTTGTGAACAACGAACGAAAGCTGCGCCAGCGGGCGTTTTATTACACACACATCGTGGCTGATACCAAGCTCAAGAACCGTGTGTACGTCCTGAACGTGAGCTTCTTTCGATCGGACGACGGCGGCGCGCGCTTTGATAGTACGGTCAACGTGCCGCACGGTGACAACCACGATCTCTGGATCGCGCCTAACGACAATCAGCGCATGATCGAGGCCAACGACGGCGGCGGCACGATCTCGGTGAACGCCGGCCGCACGTGGACAGAAGAAGATTTCCCAACGGCGCAGCTCTATCACGTCGCGGTCACCACCGATTTTCCGTATCACGTCTGCGGCGCACAGCAGGACAATTCGACGCTGTGTCTCCCGTCCAACGACTGGTCCAATTTGCGCGGCGCGCGCACGAGAACGCTCGGCGACTGGATGTACGACGTCGGCGGCGGCGAGTCGGGCTACATCGCGCCCGACCCGAAAAACCCGAACATCATCTATGCCGGAAGCCAGGGCGCGCTTCTCACGCGCTACGATCGCAGCAATGGTCAGATCCGCGACGTGCAGGTCTATCCGCGCTTTTTCTCCGGCGAGCCGTCGAGCGTGTTGCCGGAACGGTGGCAGTGGACGTACCCGATCGTTTTCTCGCCTAAAGATCCGACGATGCTCTACACGTCGTCGCAGCACCTCTGGCGCACGATCGATCAGGGCCAGACATGGCAGCGCATCAGTCCCGATCTCACGCGCGCCGATCCGTCGACGTTAGGCGAATCGGGTGGGCCGATCACCCACGATATGAACGGCCCCGAAATTTACGGCACAATTTTCACGATTGCTCCATCTCCACGCGACGTGAACCTGATCTGGACGGGCAGTGACGACGGCCTCGCGTACGTCACGCGCGACGGAGGCAAGAGCTGGACGAACGTCACACCGGCCGGTCTGCCGAAGTTCGCCCGCATCAGTCTGATCGACGCGTCGCCTAACGAGCCAGGAGCCGCCTATCTCGCAGCGAAGAACTATCAGAGCGACGACCGCGCGCCGTACATCTATCGCACGCACGACTACGGCAAAACCTGGACGAAGATCGTTACCGGTATTCGCGCCGACGATTACGTGCACGCTGTGCGCGAGGACCCGAAGCGCCGAGGCCTGCTCTACGCGGGAACGGAGCACGGTGCGTACGTCTCATGGAACGACGGTGATAGCTGGCAGTCGCTCTCGCTGAATTTGCCTGACGTACAGGTTTCGGATCTTCTCGTCCAAGAGAACGACGTCGTGATTGCAACTCATGGACGCTCGCTGTACGTGCTCGACGACATCGCGCCGATTCGCGAGTTGGGTCCAACTTTCGCCGGTTCGCCCCTCAAGGTCATGAAGCCACGCGTCGCGACGCGCGACGTCGATGAAGCCGTGATCCAGTACGCGCTCGCGAAGCAGGCGGACTCCGTCCACATCGAGATTCTCGACGCATCTGGCAAGATCGTGCGCAAGTTCGATGGCGGTGGCGCCGCACGCCCCGACTCCGCGACTGGGCGCACCGAAGTGCCGCGCGACAGCGCGCAGCGCGCCGCCGAAACCGCGACTCGGAGCGACACGATCCTCAATCCCACCGGCTGCGAGACCGCGCGTGGCGGTCGACGCGGAGGCGCCGGCGCGGCACGTCCGAGCGGACGCGCCGGGCTCAATCGCTTCGTGTGGGATCTCCGCTATCCGGGCGCGACGACATTCCCATGTCTCATCATGTGGGGCGCCAGTGCCGAACTGGGTCCGCTCGCAGTGCCAGGCCAATACCGAGTGCGCGTCACCGCGGCGGGCCAGACGCAGTCCCAGCCACTGGTCGTGCGGATGGACCCTCGGCTCAAAGGCGTCACCATCGCCGATCTGCGCGAACAGTTCGCCCTCGCGACGCAGCTTCGTGACAAGCTTTCCGCGGCTGACGAAGCAGTGCTGCGGATCCGGCGTCTCAAGAGCGCAATCGCTGACCGCCTCGCTCACGCGGAGTCGCCGGACATCGTCGCCGCGGCGAACGACGTGACCCAAAAGCTCAGTGCCGTCGAGCAGAACCTCTATCAGGTGCGCAATCGGAGCGGGCAGGATCCCCTGAACTTCCCGATCAAGCTGAATAATCGGATCGGCGCACTAGGGCGAAGTGTCAGCACGGGGGACGCACGCCCAACGGCGGCATCGTACACCGTGTTCCGCGAGCTCTCGGCGCAACTCGACGTCGAGCTCAAGCAGCTGGAGCACGTGATCAGCACTGACGTGGAGGCTCTGAATCGCGCCCTCGCCGGGCGTAATATCGACCGAATCAGAGCGGAATAG
- a CDS encoding alpha/beta fold hydrolase: protein MKLQILFAIGVICALGHPLAAQSARAGANFTLRDFHFADGESLAELRIHYIALGTPQRDTKGTVRNAVLILHGTTGSGSGFMSRNFAGELFGPGQLLDTSRYFIVLPDGIGHGGSSKPSDGMHAHFPRYTYDDMVDAQHRLLVEGLKIDHLRLVMGTSMGCMHAWVWGERYPAFVDGLVPLACAPTQIAGRNRMMRKMILDAIRTDPDWRGGDYTSPPTRGLRTALAMLFIMTSSPMQQQKTAPTRDAADAFITKYVDDRLRTTDANDMLYAFDASRDYDPSSRLETIRASVLAINSADDVVNPPELGLMEKLMPRVAHGRYILIPTSDQTRGHGTHSLPAVWKNYLAEFQQQLNPND, encoded by the coding sequence ATGAAACTGCAAATCCTCTTTGCGATCGGTGTTATCTGCGCCCTGGGTCACCCGCTGGCCGCGCAATCTGCTCGCGCGGGTGCGAACTTCACCCTCCGCGATTTCCATTTCGCCGACGGCGAATCACTGGCCGAGTTACGCATTCACTACATCGCGCTCGGCACACCGCAGCGCGACACGAAGGGAACGGTCCGCAATGCCGTGCTCATTCTCCACGGCACGACCGGATCGGGCAGCGGGTTCATGTCGCGAAACTTCGCCGGTGAGCTGTTCGGACCCGGCCAGCTGCTCGACACGTCGCGGTACTTCATCGTCCTTCCCGACGGCATCGGTCACGGCGGCTCGAGCAAGCCGAGCGATGGCATGCACGCGCACTTTCCGCGTTACACCTACGACGACATGGTGGACGCACAGCACCGATTGCTCGTCGAAGGTTTGAAGATCGATCATCTTCGCCTCGTGATGGGCACGTCGATGGGATGCATGCACGCGTGGGTGTGGGGAGAACGGTACCCCGCGTTCGTCGACGGCCTCGTGCCGCTGGCGTGCGCGCCGACGCAGATCGCGGGGCGGAATCGGATGATGCGCAAGATGATTCTCGACGCCATCCGCACGGATCCGGACTGGCGCGGCGGCGACTACACATCGCCACCGACGCGTGGCCTGCGCACCGCGCTCGCGATGCTGTTCATCATGACATCGAGTCCGATGCAGCAGCAGAAGACGGCGCCGACGCGCGACGCGGCGGATGCGTTCATAACAAAGTATGTGGACGACAGGCTGCGAACGACCGACGCGAACGACATGCTCTACGCCTTTGATGCTTCACGCGACTACGATCCATCGTCCAGGCTCGAGACGATTCGCGCGTCGGTGTTGGCGATCAACTCTGCCGACGACGTCGTCAACCCGCCGGAGCTTGGCCTCATGGAAAAACTGATGCCGCGCGTGGCACACGGACGGTACATACTCATCCCGACCAGCGACCAGACGCGCGGTCATGGCACGCACTCGTTGCCGGCCGTCTGGAAGAACTATCTCGCCGAGTTCCAGCAACAACTCAACCCTAACGATTGA
- a CDS encoding cyanophycinase yields MRRSILLGILGFSLGCASTSTTRLDHPVAESTTNAPRGSLVIVGGGPRGEAITQKFIALAGGTGRARVVVLPMASSLPETGLESVDEFQKHGVRAWSMNLTRADAMREETVRALDSATGIWFPGGDQVRIMAVLDGTPAAAAIRARYAAGAVVGGTSAGAAVMSTPMLTGDERAPGGARRDTTQSFITIAREDVVVTNGLGLVSGAIIDQHFLRRKRHNRLISVVLEHPSLLAIGIDESTALVVEPGKPWSIIGESAAIVYDARHAVVTSASAPILGAADIQMHVLPAGSTFDPRTGAADLP; encoded by the coding sequence ATGCGACGCAGCATCCTCCTCGGTATCCTCGGTTTCAGCCTCGGCTGCGCCTCGACATCGACGACGCGACTCGATCACCCCGTCGCGGAATCCACCACGAATGCGCCGCGAGGGAGTCTCGTCATCGTCGGTGGAGGACCGCGCGGTGAAGCCATCACACAGAAGTTCATCGCGCTCGCCGGAGGGACTGGTCGGGCCCGCGTCGTCGTGCTGCCGATGGCGTCGTCGCTCCCGGAAACCGGTCTCGAAAGCGTCGACGAATTCCAAAAGCACGGTGTGAGGGCGTGGAGCATGAACCTCACGCGAGCGGACGCGATGCGAGAGGAGACCGTTCGGGCGCTCGATAGCGCGACGGGAATCTGGTTTCCCGGCGGGGATCAGGTACGCATCATGGCGGTGCTCGATGGCACTCCAGCCGCCGCGGCAATCCGGGCTCGTTATGCGGCGGGCGCTGTCGTCGGAGGGACATCGGCGGGAGCGGCCGTGATGTCGACGCCGATGCTGACGGGCGACGAGCGAGCGCCTGGCGGCGCCCGGCGCGACACGACGCAAAGCTTCATCACCATTGCACGCGAGGACGTCGTCGTGACGAACGGCCTCGGGCTCGTGAGTGGCGCCATCATCGACCAGCATTTCCTGCGGCGCAAGCGTCACAATCGACTGATCAGCGTCGTGCTCGAGCATCCGTCGCTTCTGGCCATCGGCATCGACGAATCGACGGCGCTCGTCGTCGAGCCGGGCAAGCCGTGGAGCATCATTGGGGAAAGCGCCGCGATCGTCTACGACGCGCGCCACGCCGTGGTGACGTCGGCGTCTGCTCCCATTCTCGGCGCTGCGGATATTCAGATGCACGTGCTACCAGCAGGCAGCACATTCGATCCACGCACCGGCGCCGCTGACCTGCCCTAA
- a CDS encoding prolyl oligopeptidase family serine peptidase — protein sequence MHFLTRTLVGVVLSSAMVVPSPARSQSPTSRKDSIFTAEDGLDVVSYTVLDLTRDGRWVASVAASRRDGLGVDYRRDGDPTYVRPGAGRVWVIDTKSGATRALFPEKRIVHVARWSPDDARLAMLVFDSKSAAFQPIIWERESGRLTTIAVPAGTYVAENSELRWTADGKRLVYALHTFAWRKAAQDSFAVMTAGPVFVQSSEDPFLTWDALRRRANLRSVVAYDLATAKTVQLLPETMVASWDVSDDGSTIAYTQDITKKTDYDVIFGTENKLMARGIACQAADDTCSHPRVLLPTLKSTNIVWSEDGAHYAYSKEGRVYVAAIGDTASRQVAGPPADAHRDTPQDTSREARERRDRERFRVVRYSPANDALLVANSQGYWVLELPSANKQLVVESSDSASSTLPRASVAAWSNDGKKIYFTVASRTKWERGVVRFDRSTGNKQTLVSDGRSYSGIRLSKDGRVATLTVAEGNRPPTPFVTDADFSSIRPLVNANPQLSGKRFGPTGLVSYLDADGHPKYAVVYYPVGYERGKAYPTIFIVYEDFFDDTFDPVANVLTTNGYVVVKPSVDFDIGYPGEAWIKGVSAAANKLIDMGVADSARLGVQGTSYGGYATNLLVTQTNRFKAAINISGKVDVISFYTDSPRLGVRNVHAAEKSQDRLGATLWQQPQKYVQQSAIMFADRIQTPLMLITGAQDSNVPADNTREMYYALRRLGKEVVWINYMNGGHGGGNATAEDVLDMQRRMLAWYDAKLKRPPSKVASASP from the coding sequence ATGCATTTCCTCACTCGCACTCTCGTCGGCGTCGTTCTGTCGAGCGCCATGGTCGTGCCGTCGCCTGCTCGAAGCCAGAGCCCGACGAGCCGCAAGGATTCGATCTTTACCGCCGAAGATGGTCTCGATGTCGTCAGCTATACGGTGCTCGACCTAACGAGAGACGGTCGTTGGGTCGCTTCCGTAGCGGCGTCACGGCGAGACGGCTTGGGCGTCGACTACCGGCGCGATGGCGATCCGACATACGTCCGTCCGGGCGCGGGACGAGTCTGGGTGATCGATACCAAGTCCGGTGCGACACGCGCGCTCTTTCCCGAAAAGCGCATCGTGCACGTTGCACGCTGGTCGCCGGATGATGCGCGGCTTGCGATGTTGGTGTTCGATTCGAAAAGCGCAGCGTTTCAGCCGATCATCTGGGAGCGGGAGAGCGGCCGCCTAACGACCATCGCCGTGCCCGCCGGAACGTACGTCGCCGAGAACAGCGAGCTGCGATGGACCGCGGATGGCAAGCGACTCGTCTACGCGCTACACACGTTCGCGTGGCGCAAAGCCGCGCAGGATTCGTTCGCCGTCATGACGGCGGGTCCCGTGTTCGTGCAATCGAGCGAAGACCCATTTCTGACCTGGGATGCGCTTCGCCGCCGGGCCAATCTGCGCAGCGTCGTCGCCTACGACCTCGCCACGGCGAAGACGGTCCAGCTGTTGCCCGAGACCATGGTCGCGAGCTGGGACGTGAGCGACGATGGATCGACGATCGCCTACACGCAAGACATTACGAAGAAGACGGATTACGACGTCATCTTCGGGACCGAGAACAAGCTCATGGCGCGCGGCATCGCCTGTCAGGCCGCCGACGACACGTGCTCGCATCCGCGCGTGTTGCTGCCGACGCTCAAGAGCACGAACATCGTCTGGTCCGAGGATGGAGCGCATTACGCGTACTCGAAAGAGGGACGCGTCTACGTTGCGGCGATCGGCGACACGGCCTCGCGCCAGGTCGCCGGACCCCCGGCCGATGCGCACCGCGACACGCCGCAGGACACGTCGCGCGAAGCCCGTGAACGGCGCGACCGCGAACGCTTTCGCGTGGTGCGCTACAGCCCCGCGAACGACGCACTGCTCGTCGCAAACTCACAAGGCTACTGGGTCCTCGAGTTGCCGAGCGCGAACAAGCAGCTCGTCGTCGAGAGCTCGGACTCGGCGTCGAGCACCCTGCCCCGCGCCTCGGTCGCCGCCTGGAGCAACGACGGGAAGAAGATCTATTTCACCGTGGCGTCACGCACGAAGTGGGAGCGCGGTGTCGTCCGCTTCGACCGCTCGACGGGAAATAAGCAAACGCTCGTCAGCGACGGCCGCTCCTATTCCGGCATCCGGCTGTCGAAGGATGGACGCGTCGCGACGCTGACGGTTGCAGAGGGCAATCGCCCGCCCACGCCGTTCGTCACGGACGCAGACTTCTCATCGATTCGTCCCCTCGTTAACGCCAATCCGCAGCTGAGCGGGAAGCGATTCGGACCGACGGGCCTCGTGAGCTACCTCGACGCCGACGGTCATCCGAAGTACGCCGTCGTGTACTATCCCGTCGGCTACGAGCGCGGAAAGGCGTATCCAACGATCTTCATCGTCTACGAGGATTTCTTCGACGACACCTTCGATCCGGTTGCGAACGTTCTCACGACGAATGGATACGTCGTGGTGAAGCCGTCAGTCGATTTCGACATCGGCTATCCCGGCGAGGCCTGGATCAAGGGCGTCAGTGCCGCTGCCAACAAGCTGATCGACATGGGCGTCGCGGATTCGGCGCGACTCGGCGTGCAGGGTACGAGCTACGGCGGCTACGCCACGAATCTTCTCGTCACTCAGACCAATCGCTTCAAAGCAGCGATCAATATCTCCGGCAAGGTCGACGTCATCAGCTTCTATACCGATAGCCCGCGCCTGGGGGTGCGCAATGTTCACGCTGCCGAGAAGAGCCAGGATCGACTCGGGGCCACGCTCTGGCAGCAGCCGCAGAAGTACGTGCAGCAGTCCGCGATCATGTTCGCCGATCGGATCCAGACACCGCTCATGCTCATCACGGGCGCGCAGGACTCCAACGTCCCGGCCGACAACACGCGCGAGATGTATTACGCGTTGCGACGGCTCGGGAAGGAAGTTGTCTGGATCAATTACATGAACGGCGGCCACGGCGGCGGAAACGCAACAGCGGAAGATGTGCTCGACATGCAACGACGCATGCTTGCGTGGTATGACGCGAAGTTGAAGCGACCACCGTCGAAGGTTGCGTCGGCGTCACCGTAA